A window of Diorhabda carinulata isolate Delta chromosome 7, icDioCari1.1, whole genome shotgun sequence contains these coding sequences:
- the LOC130896433 gene encoding PIH1 domain-containing protein 1-like produces the protein MSRNSKAVFLDVDSSIVEKNLLIRKGNEEEEDINKFFEKQNYPSKLIKPSPGFCIKTREQNDNNKVFINICQTESIPPPKEITSAELQEILESDEPGEYKVPMSIGELRTEKDKKGEQAKVCDIAIHPHFFKKIMEIQTFKNFFLAIVFHGLQDKYNLECVEEKIILKNRKVFGTLQTHRIQDREIREKMNETNTLPILKNFGDQNVKKPLIETISSVENTIKVPEYRLYKKKDGRNCLHGEFKLPDVISAKELTLDIGEDRILLESKSRGYLLDIFIPYYIKQKNCSSSFNKSTKVLTVMMPLVGG, from the exons atgtcGCGTAATTCAAAAGCTGTGTTTTTGGATGTCGACTCCAGTATAGTGGAAAAAAATCTCTTAATACGG aaaggtaatgaagaagaggaagatataaataaatttttcgagAAACAAAATTATCCTTCCAAGTTAATTAAACCATCACCAG gtTTTTGCATAAAAACACGAGAACAAAATGACAATAACAAAGTATTCATCAACATATGTCAAACTGAGTCTATTCCACCACCAAAGGAAATCACATCAGCCGAATTGCAAGAAATACTGGAATCGGACGAACCCGGCGAATATAAAGTACCCATGAGCATCGGCGAATTGAGAACTGAGAAAGATAAAAAAGGCGAACAAGCCAAAGTATGCGACATAGCCATCCATccgcattttttcaaaaaaatcatggaaatacagacattcaaaaatttctttctcgCCATTGTTTTCCACGGTTTACAAGACAAATATAACCTTGAATGTGtagaagagaaaataatattgaaaaatagaaaagtctTCGGTACTCTTCAGACTCATAGAATACAAGATAGAGAGATAAGggaaaaaatgaatgaaaccAACACGTTACCAATACTGAAGAATTTTGGTGATCAGAACGTGAAGAAACCCCTCATAGAAACCATTTCTAGCgttgaaaatacaattaaagTACCGGAATACAGATTATACAAGAAAAAAGATGGAAGAAACTGTCTACATGGTGAATTCAAACTACCAGATGTA ATTTCGGCAAAAGAATTAACCCTGGATATTGGTGAGGACAGAATTCTTTTAGAATCCAAAAGTAGAGGATATTTACTCGATATATTTATACCGtactatataaaacaaaaaaattgttcttcCTCATTCAATAAATCTACTAAA GTGTTGACCGTTATGATGCCGTTAGTCGGTGGATAA
- the LOC130896402 gene encoding sphingosine-1-phosphate phosphatase 1-like, translating to MNSLKRPELVAKVQEYFGVNTKHNERDKQYIIENKFWYYLFIFGTALGDETFYSAFIPFWFWNIDGAVGRRVVLVWTIVMYIGQGIKDIVQWPRPGPPVVRLQNKWAMEYGMPSTHAMVGVSIPFSVLLYTMGRYHYNVPLGICIAVLWCTLISISRLYLGMHTVLDVIVGLALAVLIMFPMVPLVDLLDNYLLTSPTSPVLLLGSSILSIVYYPNSGKWTPTRGDTTMILSVCVGIQIGSWLNYHTGVMTPSELSAPYIIMWPSYTMFGCLVLRTIIGFASVLLTKKICTKYTYNLLCAILKEDVDNLKKSENTLQNKHKTFVELSSKYVFCFMIGFNTVYLFPQLFRFLRIERPTFFTEI from the exons ATGAATTCTCTTAAAAGACCTGAATTAGTAGCTAAAGTTCAAGAATATTTCGGAGTAAATACAAAACATAATGAAAGAGATAAAcaatatataatagaaaataaattctggtattatttatttatttttggaactGCATTAGGAGATGAAACATTTTATTCCGCATTCATACCTTTTTGGTTTTGGAATATTGATGGTGCCGTTGGAAGAAGAGTTGTACTTGTCTGGACAATTGTTATGTATatag gtCAGGGTATCAAAGATATAGTCCAATGGCCAAGACCAGGCCCTCCGGTCGTAAGACTACAAAACAAATGGGCCATGGAGTATGGTATGCCCTCAACGCATGCTATGGTAGGCGTTTCAATACCATTTTCAGTATTGTTATATACAATGGGAAGGTACCACTATAATGTTCCTTTAGGTATTTGCATTGCAGTTTTATGGTGTACTCTAATAAGCATTAGTCGACTATATCTTGGAATGCATACAGTTTTG GATGTCATAGTGGGTTTAGCATTAGCAGTATTGATAATGTTCCCGATGGTTCCACTAGTAGATCTATTAGACAATTATCTACTTACTAGTCCAACATCTCCTGTTCTACTTTTAGGATCGTCTATTTTATCAATTGTCTACTACCCTAATAGTGGAAAATGGACACCAACTAG gGGAGACACAACAATGATTCTATCGGTTTGCGTCGGAATCCAAATAGGTTCCTGGTTAAACTACCATACGGGCGTAATGACGCCTTCGGAGTTGTCAGCGCCTTATATCATCATGTGGCCTTCATATACCATGTTCGGTTGCTTAGTCCTTAGGACTATAATCGGGTTCGCAAGCGTTTtgctaacgaaaaaaatatgtactaAATATACTTACAATTTATTGTGTGCTATTTTGAAAGAGGATGTCGACAATCTGAAAAAATCCGAAAATACATTACAGAATAAGCATAAAACATTCGTTGAGCTCAGCTCAAAGTACGTATTTTGTTTCATGATTGGTTTCAATACGGTTTATTTGTTTCCGcaattatttagatttttgaGAATTGAACGACCGACGTTTTTTAcggaaatttga